In Cucurbita pepo subsp. pepo cultivar mu-cu-16 chromosome LG04, ASM280686v2, whole genome shotgun sequence, the following are encoded in one genomic region:
- the LOC111792138 gene encoding snurportin-1, with amino-acid sequence MAPHDIRRPHKRPAISDQQKRRELSLQRQQQNRRDAQQQARSLASTLLSLSSTFNEPSTSESVLEVELNELDSQTECSPVLRSQSEFNEPSLKEFDVRQASKLKGSEARKWFSRQLLLPEWMIDVPDRLSEDWYVFARPSGKRCFVVSSNGTTISRLRNGSILHRFPSALPNGARRRDASGSGQSYSILDCIFHEMDQTYYVIDMICWRGYSLYDCTAEFRFFWLNSKLVESGASEPPSYYHKYKFSLVPVYTCDQNGFYAAYTGAAPYIKDGLLFYNKHSHYQPGNTPLALVWKDESCSRYVIDTDSNRQVPSQQQVVLELQDDGKVTTSDDPPVDFGCLDGNFIEKSGLSSGNLLRFAIGDGGLTIVDGRIQGADLQYVGKVNGARAFADSYSKVMFQYAARHSPLKVDDLLTSINSSNDHREDGDTEMDG; translated from the exons ATGGCACCGCATGACATTCGCCGTCCTCACAAACGCCCCGCGATCTCCGACCAGCAGAAGCGGCGGGAGCTTTCTTTACAACGGCAACAGCAGAATCGTCGCGACGCTCAGCAACAAGCACGTTCCTTAGCTTCCACgcttctctccctctcttccACATTCAACGAGCCTAGTACCTCTGAGTCGGTGTTGGAGGTTGAGCTAAATGAACTCGATTCCCAAACGGAATGCTCGCCGGTGCTTAGATCGCAGAGTGAATTTAACGAGCCTTCTCTGAAGGAGTTCGATGTTCGCCAGGCTTCGAAGCTCAAAGGTTCAGAGGCTCGTAAGTGGTTTTCGAGGCAACTGTTACTTCCTGAATGGATGATAGATGTTCCTGATCGACTTAGCGAAGACTG GTACGTATTTGCAAGGCCTTCCGGGAAACGGTGCTTTGTTGTTTCTTCCAATGGCACAACTATCAGTAGGCTTCGAAATGGATCAATTCTGCATCGTTTTCCTTCTGCTCTACCCAACGGAGCAAGGAGAAGAGATGCCTCTGGATCCGGTCAATCATATTCTATCCTGGATTGTATATTTCATGAA ATGGATCAAACTTACTACGTCATTGATATGATTTGTTGGCGAGGATATTCTCTTTATGATTGCACAGCCGAGTTTCGGTTCTTCTGGCTCAATTCCAAGCTTGTTGAATCTGGTGCTTCTGAGCCACCTTCATACTATCACAAATATAAATTCAGCCTTGTTCCTGTATATACGTGCGATCAAAATGGTTTTTATGCTGCTTATACTGGAGCGGCACCTTATATCAAGGATGGCCTATTATTTTACAACAA GCATTCCCATTACCAGCCAGGAAATACACCACTTGCATTGGTCTGGAAGGATGAGAGTTGCAGTCGATATGTTATTGACACAGATAGTAATAGACAAGTCCCAAGCCAACAGCAG GTGGTTTTGGAGCTACAAGATGATGGAAAGGTGACTACATCAGATGATCCTCCAGTGGACTTCGGATGCTTAGATGGCAATTTTATCGAAAAG TCAGGGTTGTCTTCAGGTAATCTATTGCGATTTGCTATCGGGGATGGAGGGCTGACCATTGTTGACGGGAGGATTCAGGGGGCAGATTTGCAATATGTTGGCAAGGTCAATGGGGCTCGAGCCTTTGCAGATAGTTACTCCAAG GTTATGTTTCAATATGCGGCTCGCCATTCGCCTTTAAAAGTAGATGATCTATTAACGTCCATCAATTCATCAAATGATCACCGAGAAGATGGTGATACTGAAATGGATGGATAG
- the LOC111793883 gene encoding protein indeterminate-domain 14-like — MEDEDQKELQLLPTPHSIASSSSSRPSDSSLRFRSDLLEPGQGSVDLQLSISLRPIRPAAGAECLLKYEEVMKPEAASCVEALKWQAGEQIRLAAMEKAYAERVRELTKREIELAQTEFARARQIWERAREEVEKAERMRERASGQVDSTCMEITCQSCRQRFRPS, encoded by the coding sequence ATGGAAGATGAAGATCAGAAGGAGTTGCAGCTCCTTCCGACGCCTCACTCCATAGCGTCCTCCTCGTCCTCCCGTCCATCCGACTCGTCGTTACGATTCCGGTCCGATCTATTGGAACCGGGGCAAGGATCCGTGGACCTGCAATTGTCGATAAGCCTGAGGCCAATCCGGCCGGCGGCGGGGGCGGAGTGCTTGTTGAAGTACGAGGAGGTGATGAAGCCGGAGGCGGCGAGTTGCGTGGAGGCGCTGAAGTGGCAGGCGGGGGAGCAAATAAGGCTGGCGGCGATGGAAAAGGCGTACGCGGAGAGGGTGAGGGAGCTAACGAAGAGGGAAATAGAATTGGCGCAAACGGAATTCGCGAGGGCTCGACAGATTTGGGAAAGGGCGAGAGAAGAAGTGGAAAAGGCGGAGCggatgagagagagagcgagTGGACAGGTGGACTCTACGTGCATGGAGATCACTTGCCAATCTTGCAGGCAGAGGTTTCGGCCTTcttaa
- the LOC111793560 gene encoding acetolactate synthase 3, chloroplastic-like: MSSMAAATHPCASKSFSKSSSFALPKPFSKFHFSFSPLPHNPTFPRPLRICTSSLSNPSPKPSSTAASATSVETSVISPEIFVSRFAPDEPRKGADILVEALERQGVTNVFAYPGGASMEIHQALTRSSTIRNVLPRHEQGGVFAAEGYARSSGLPGVCIATSGPGATNLVSGLADALLDSVPMVAITGQVPRRMIGTDAFQETPIVEVTRSITKHNYLVLDVEDIPRIVSEAFFLAISGRPGPVLIDIPKDVQQQLAVPNWNQPMKLPGYLSRLPKPPMDYHLEQIVRLISESKKPVLYVGGGCLNSSVELRQFVKLTGIPVASTLMGLGAFPCSDDLSLQMLGMHGTVYANYAVDKSDLLLAFGVRFDDRVTGKLEAFASRAKIVHVDIDSAEIGKNKQPHVSVCSDVKLVLQGMNRLLENSEKLHFDFSAWREELNEQKSKYPLTFKTFDEAIPPQYAIQVLDELTNGEAIISTGVGQHQMWAAQFYKYKKPRQWLTSGGLGAMGFGLPAAMGAAVANPGAVVVDIDGDGSFMMNIQELATISVEKLPVKILLLNNQHLGMVVQWEDRFYKANRAHTYLGDPSNESEIFPNMLKFAEACGVRAARVTKRADLRAAIKKMLESEGPYLLDVIVPHQEHVLPMIPSGGAFKDVITEGDGRSKY, from the coding sequence atGTCATCAATGGCGGCGGCTACTCACCCCTGCGCTTCCAAATCCTTCTCCAAATCCTCCTCCTTCGCTCTTCCTAAACCCTTCTCCAAattccatttttcattttctcctcTTCCTCACAATCCCACTTTCCCCCGCCCTCTTCGCATCTGTACCAGCTCTCTTTCCAACCCTTCCCCCAAGCCCTCCTCCACCGCCGCCTCTGCCACTTCCGTCGAAACTTCCGTCATCTCCCCTGAGATTTTCGTCTCCCGATTCGCTCCCGATGAGCCGAGGAAAGGCGCCGATATCCTCGTCGAGGCTCTCGAGCGCCAAGGTGTTACCAATGTCTTCGCTTACCCCGGCGGCGCGTCTATGGAGATCCACCAGGCCCTCACGCGATCTTCGACCATCCGTAACGTTCTCCCCCGTCACGAGCAGGGTGGCGTCTTCGCCGCGGAGGGATACGCTCGGTCCTCCGGCCTTCCCGGCGTTTGCATTGCAACTTCCGGCCCTGGCGCCACCAATCTGGTCAGTGGACTCGCTGACGCCCTACTCGATAGCGTTCCCATGGTAGCAATTACAGGGCAAGTTCCGAGGAGAATGATCGGTACCGATGCGTTCCAGGAAACTCCCATTGTTGAGGTAACACGCTCTATTACAAAGCACAACTATCTGGTTCTTGATGTAGAAGACATTCCTAGGATCGTGAGCGAGGCATTTTTCCTCGCAATTTCTGGTCGACCTGGTCCTGTTCTTATTGATATACCTAAAGACGTTCAGCAACAGCTCGCGGTTCCCAATTGGAATCAGCCCATGAAATTACCTGGTTACTTGTCTAGGCTACCTAAGCCTCCCATGGATTACCATTTGGAACAAATTGTGCGATTAATCTCTGAATCGAAGAAGCCTGTTCTGTACGTGGGTGGGGGGTGTTTGAATTCATCGGTGGAGTTGCGGCAGTTCGTCAAGCTCACTGGGATTCCGGTGGCCAGCACTCTAATGGGCCTTGGGGCTTTTCCTTGCTCCGATGATTTGTCTCTGCAAATGCTGGGAATGCACGGGACAGTTTATGCTAACTATGCTGTGGATAAATCTGACCTGTTGCTTGCGTTTGGAGTGAGATTTGATGACCGCGTGACAGGGAAGCTTGAGGCCTTTGCGAGTCGGGCGAAAATTGTTCATGTGGATATTGATTCGGCCGAGATTGGGAAGAACAAGCAGCCCCATGTATCAGTCTGCAGCGACGTGAAGTTAGTCCTGCAGGGAATGAATCGTTTACTTGAGAATTCTGAGAAGCTTCACTTCGATTTCTCTGCGTGGAGAGAAGAGCTGAATGAGCAGAAATCGAAATATCCTTTGACTTTCAAGACATTTGATGAGGCCATTCCTCCACAGTATGCAATTCAAGTTCTTGATGAGCTAACCAACGGTGAGGCCATCATAAGCACAGGGGTGGGGCAGCATCAAATGTGGGCAGCTCAGTTCTACAAGTACAAGAAGCCACGCCAGTGGCTAACCTCCGGTGGTTTAGGTGCGATGGGCTTTGGACTGCCTGCAGCCATGGGGGCAGCAGTTGCAAATCCTGGCGCGGTTGTCGTTGACATCGATGGAGATGGTAGTTTCATGATGAACATCCAAGAGCTGGCCACGATCAGTGTCGAGAAACTTCCAGTGAAGATCCTACTGCTGAACAACCAGCATCTGGGCATGGTTGTGCAGTGGGAGGATCGGTTCTACAAAGCCAACAGAGCTCACACGTACCTGGGAGATCCATCAAATGAGTCTGAGATATTCCCGAACATGTTGAAGTTTGCAGAGGCGTGCGGGGTGCGGGCGGCACGGGTGACAAAGAGGGCAGATTTAAGAGCAGCAATAAAGAAGATGCTGGAGAGCGAAGGGCCTTACTTGTTGGACGTGATTGTACCGCATCAGGAACATGTGCTGCCGATGATTCCCAGTGGTGGTGCTTTCAAAGATGTGATCACAGAGGGAGATGGAAGATCCAAATACTAA
- the LOC111793573 gene encoding nuclear transcription factor Y subunit C-1-like isoform X1 — MENNNQAQSSPYPPPPPPPPQAPVPAPHFHHLLQQQQQQLQMFWSFQRQEIEQVNDFKNHQLPLARIKKIMKADEDVRMISAEAPILFAKACELFILELTIRSWLHAEENKRRTLQKNDIAAAITRTDIFDFLVDIVPRDEIKDEAGLGGMVGATASGVPYYYPPMGQPAGAPGGMMIGRPAMDPIGVYAQPPSQAWQSAWQPSAEDGSYASGGNSGQGNLDGQSFSFRLQEQVLILVFVSLQLR; from the exons ATGGAGAACAACAATCAAGCCCAATCCTCCCCTtaccctcctcctcctcctcctcctcctcaggCACCCGTCCCGGCCCCTCACTTCCACCACCTCCtccagcagcagcagcagcagcttcaGATGTTCTGGTCCTTTCAGCGCCAAGAAATCGAACAGGTTAACGATTTTAAAAACCACCAGCTTCCTTTGGCTCGCATTAAGAAGATCATGAAAGCCGACGAGGACGTGCGTATGATCTCCGCCGAAGCGCCCATTTTGTTCGCCAAGGCCTGCGAGCTCTTCATTCTGGAACTCACTATTAGGTCATGGCTTCACGCGGAGGAGAATAAGAGGCGGACATTGCAGAAGAACGATATTGCGGCGGCCATCACGAGGACCGATATCTTTGATTTCTTAGTTGATATTGTGCCTAGGGATGAAATCAAGGACGAAGCTGGATTGGGAGGCATGGTCGGAGCCACTGCTAGTGGAGTGCCCTACTATTACCCCCCTATGGGTCAACCGGCAGGGGCTCCCGGGGGGATGATGATTGGGAGACCGGCAATGGATCCCATCGGAGTTTACGCTCAGCCGCCGTCACAGGCCTGGCAGTCGGCGTGGCAGCCCTCGGCGGAGGACGGTTCTTACGCCAGTGGAGGCAACAGCGGGCAGGGCAATCTTGATGGTCAGAG CTTTTCCTTCCGTCTTCAAGAACAGGTTCTGATTCTGGTGTTTGTTTCCCTGCAGCTAAGGTAA
- the LOC111793573 gene encoding nuclear transcription factor Y subunit C-1-like isoform X2, with protein MENNNQAQSSPYPPPPPPPPQAPVPAPHFHHLLQQQQQQLQMFWSFQRQEIEQVNDFKNHQLPLARIKKIMKADEDVRMISAEAPILFAKACELFILELTIRSWLHAEENKRRTLQKNDIAAAITRTDIFDFLVDIVPRDEIKDEAGLGGMVGATASGVPYYYPPMGQPAGAPGGMMIGRPAMDPIGVYAQPPSQAWQSAWQPSAEDGSYASGGNSGQGNLDGQS; from the exons ATGGAGAACAACAATCAAGCCCAATCCTCCCCTtaccctcctcctcctcctcctcctcctcaggCACCCGTCCCGGCCCCTCACTTCCACCACCTCCtccagcagcagcagcagcagcttcaGATGTTCTGGTCCTTTCAGCGCCAAGAAATCGAACAGGTTAACGATTTTAAAAACCACCAGCTTCCTTTGGCTCGCATTAAGAAGATCATGAAAGCCGACGAGGACGTGCGTATGATCTCCGCCGAAGCGCCCATTTTGTTCGCCAAGGCCTGCGAGCTCTTCATTCTGGAACTCACTATTAGGTCATGGCTTCACGCGGAGGAGAATAAGAGGCGGACATTGCAGAAGAACGATATTGCGGCGGCCATCACGAGGACCGATATCTTTGATTTCTTAGTTGATATTGTGCCTAGGGATGAAATCAAGGACGAAGCTGGATTGGGAGGCATGGTCGGAGCCACTGCTAGTGGAGTGCCCTACTATTACCCCCCTATGGGTCAACCGGCAGGGGCTCCCGGGGGGATGATGATTGGGAGACCGGCAATGGATCCCATCGGAGTTTACGCTCAGCCGCCGTCACAGGCCTGGCAGTCGGCGTGGCAGCCCTCGGCGGAGGACGGTTCTTACGCCAGTGGAGGCAACAGCGGGCAGGGCAATCTTGATGGTCAGAG CTAA
- the LOC111793573 gene encoding nuclear transcription factor Y subunit C-1-like isoform X3: MENNNQAQSSPYPPPPPPPPQAPVPAPHFHHLLQQQQQQLQMFWSFQRQEIEQVNDFKNHQLPLARIKKIMKADEDVRMISAEAPILFAKACELFILELTIRSWLHAEENKRRTLQKNDIAAAITRTDIFDFLVDIVPRDEIKDEAGLGGMVGATASGVPYYYPPMGQPAGAPGGMMIGRPAMDPIGVYAQPPSQAWQSAWQPSAEDGSYASGGNSGQGNLDGQR; encoded by the coding sequence ATGGAGAACAACAATCAAGCCCAATCCTCCCCTtaccctcctcctcctcctcctcctcctcaggCACCCGTCCCGGCCCCTCACTTCCACCACCTCCtccagcagcagcagcagcagcttcaGATGTTCTGGTCCTTTCAGCGCCAAGAAATCGAACAGGTTAACGATTTTAAAAACCACCAGCTTCCTTTGGCTCGCATTAAGAAGATCATGAAAGCCGACGAGGACGTGCGTATGATCTCCGCCGAAGCGCCCATTTTGTTCGCCAAGGCCTGCGAGCTCTTCATTCTGGAACTCACTATTAGGTCATGGCTTCACGCGGAGGAGAATAAGAGGCGGACATTGCAGAAGAACGATATTGCGGCGGCCATCACGAGGACCGATATCTTTGATTTCTTAGTTGATATTGTGCCTAGGGATGAAATCAAGGACGAAGCTGGATTGGGAGGCATGGTCGGAGCCACTGCTAGTGGAGTGCCCTACTATTACCCCCCTATGGGTCAACCGGCAGGGGCTCCCGGGGGGATGATGATTGGGAGACCGGCAATGGATCCCATCGGAGTTTACGCTCAGCCGCCGTCACAGGCCTGGCAGTCGGCGTGGCAGCCCTCGGCGGAGGACGGTTCTTACGCCAGTGGAGGCAACAGCGGGCAGGGCAATCTTGATGGTCAGAGGTA
- the LOC111793574 gene encoding non-specific phospholipase C6-like codes for MGGRRIQVQVHLPLIFLLFLTLSWLPQPSFQQQPIKTVVVLVMENRSFDHMIGWMKKHINPQINGVTGDECNPLSTKNPNPQTICFSDDAQFVDPDPGHSFEAVLHQVFGSNSIPSMSGFVEQALSMSPNLSQTVMKGFNPEAVPVYGALVREFAVFDRWFSSIPGPTQPNRLFVYSATSHGSTSHVKKQLAQGYPQKTIFDSLHENGLNFGIYFQNIPTTLFYRNLRKLKYIFKFHQYDLKFKKDARNGKLPSLTVIEPRYFDLVGMPANDDHPSHDVANGQKLVKEVYETLRASPQWNQTLFIITYDEHGGFYDHVNTPFVNVPNPDGNTGPPPYFFKFDRLGVRVPTIMVSPWIKKGTVISSPKGPTPNSEFEHSSIPATIKKIFNLSSNFLTHRDAWAATFEDVVGQLASPRTDCPVTLPEVTPLRKTEANEKSGLSEFQSEVVQLAAVLKGDHFLSSFPNGISEKMSVKEAHEYSKGAVSRFIRASKEAIKLGADESAIVDMRSSLTTRSSTHN; via the exons ATGGGAGGACGGAGAATCCAAGTGCAAGTTCATCTGCCCCTCATTTTCCTGCTTTTCCTTACGCTCTCATGGCTTCCCCAACCCAGTTTCCAGCAGCAACCCATCAAAACCGTAGTGGTTTTGGTGATGGAGAATCGTTCATTCGATCACATGATTGGATGGATGAAGAAACACATCAACCCACAAATCAACGGCGTCACTGGCGATGAATGCAACCCCCTTTCAACCAAGAATCCCAACCCTCAAACCATTTGCTTCTCCGACGACGCCCAGTTTGTAGATCCGGATCCGGGGCATTCATTTGAAGCAGTTCTACACCAGGTATTTGGCTCTAATTCCATTCCTTCCATGTCTGGCTTTGTAGAACAGGCTCTATCCATGTCCCCAAATCTCTCCCAAACTGTCATGAAAGGCTTCAACCCTGAAGCTGTCCCCGTTTATGGAGCTTTGGTTCGTGAATTTGCAGTGTTTGATCGGTGGTTCTCTTCAATTCCTggcccaactcaacccaatagGCTGTTCGTTTACTCTGCAACTTCTCATGGTTCAACCAGCCATGTGAAGAAGCAATTGGCTCAGGGATATCCCCAGAAAACCATTTTTGATTCACTGCACGAGAATGGCCTCAACTTTGGAATCTACTTCCAGAACATACCCACAACTCTGTTTTATAGAAACTTGAGGAAATTGAAGTATATTTTCAAGTTTCATCAGTATGATTTGAAGTTCAAGAAGGATGCTAGAAATGGGAAGCTCCCCAGCTTAACAGTGATTGAGCCACGGTATTTTGATCTTGTGGGAATGCCAGCCAATGATGATCATCCCTCTCATGATGTTGCCAATGGGCAAAAGCTGGTGAAGGAGGTTTATGAGACTCTGAGGGCTAGCCCACAGTGGAACCAGACACTGTTCATAATCACTTACGATGAGCACGGTGGATTTTATGACCATGTCAACACTCCTTTTGTCAATGTCCCTAACCCTGATGGCAACACAGGCCCCCCTCCTTATTTCTTCAAGTTCGATCGGCTCGGAGTCCGTGTGCCTACAATAATGGTCTCGCCTTGGATTAAGAAAGGCACTG TAATAAGCAGTCCGAAGGGTCCTACACCAAACTCAGAGTTTGAGCATTCCTCAATCCCTGCTaccataaagaaaatattcaatCTCTCCTCGAACTTCCTCACACACAGAGATGCATGGGCTGCCACATTTGAGGACGTTGTGGGGCAATTAGCCTCCCCAAGAACCGACTGCCCAG TGACGCTGCCTGAAGTGACACCATTGAGGAAAACAGAAGCGAATGAAAAGAGTGGACTATCTGAGTTCCAAAGCGAAGTAGTTCAGTTGGCTGCTGTTCTGAAGGGCGACCATTTCCTGAGCAGCTTCCCTAATGGAATAAGCGAGAAGATGAGCGTCAAGGAAGCGCATGAGTACAGTAAAGGAGCTGTTTCGAGGTTCATAAGAGCGAGCAAAGAGGCCATCAAGCTGGGTGCAGATGAATCTGCCATTGTAGACATGAGATCTTCCCTGACTACAAGATCCTCAACGCACAACTAA
- the LOC111793609 gene encoding CBS domain-containing protein CBSCBSPB5-like, whose product MNSQGGPSRRSMSFTNISTQNKKKTIENGISDTPRKSLSSSRSLQLTGERTVKRLRLSRALTVPESTTISEACRRMAARRVDALLLTDSNALLCGILTDKDIATRVIACGVNLEETPVSKVMTRNPVFVLSDTLAVEALQKMVHGKFRHLPVVENGEVIALLDIAKCLYDAIARMERAAEKGKAIAAAVEGVEKSWGTSVSGPNTFIETLRERMFRPSLSTIIPENLKIVTVLPTETVLVATKKMLELRVSSAVVTVDNKPQGILTSKDILMRLIAQNLPPESTLVEKVMTPNPECASIDTPIVDALHTMHDGKFLHLPVMDRDGSVVAVVDVIHITHAAVATVGNASGVTNEAASSMMQKFWDSAMALSPHDDDDEMRSEGSLKLASDGTEAGRTLTFPSSGMPNTFSFKLEDRKGRMHRFSCDTRSLTDVITAILQRVGDDIDRNKLPQILYEDEDRDKVVLASDSDLVAAVEHARLAGWKGLRLHLEYPGSRGHKRSSGAGNLDYAQSDAWASAYSAVAAGAALVAGLGVLAYLRRSGN is encoded by the exons ATGAATAGTCAAGGCGGTCCTTCTAGAAGAAGTATGTCCTTCACAAACATATCAACtcagaacaagaagaaaaccaTTGAGAACGGAATCTCGGATACACCGCGGAAGTCTCTTTCATCTTCTCGTTCATT ACAACTCACTGGTGAGCGTACGGTAAAACGATTGCGGCTGTCAAGAGCACTGACAGTTCCTGAAAGTACTACCATCTCTGAGGCTTGTCGTCGGATGGCTGCTCGTAGAGTTGATGCTTTGTTACTAACTGATTCAAATGCATTACTTTGCGGAATCCTCACAGACAAG GATATAGCAACAAGGGTTATTGCATGTGGAGTTAATCTCGAAGAAACACCCGTGTCCAAAGTTATGACGAGGAATccagtttttgttctttctgaTACCTTAGCTGTGGAAGCTCTCCAGAAGATGGTTCATG GAAAATTTAGACACTTGCCTGTAGTTGAGAACGGGGAGGTCATTGCATTACTTGATATTGCAAAATGTTTATATGATGCTATTGCACGAATGGAAAGGGCAGCTGAAAAGGGAAAGGCCATTGCAGCAGCAGTTGAAGGTGTTGAAAAAAGTTGGGGAACATCTGTTTCTG GACCTAATACATTTATCGAGACACTCCGAGAGCGTATGTTCAGACCATCTCTGTCTACTATAATCCCAGAGAATCTAAA GATTGTTACAGTTCTTCCGACAGAAACAGTTTTGGTGGCTACGAAAAAAATGCTTGAACTTCGAGTGAGTTCTGCAGTTGTTACAGTTGATAACAAGCCACAAGGAATTCTCAC GTCGAAAGATATTTTGATGCGATTAATAGCACAAAATCTTCCACCAGAATCCACACTTGTAGAGAAG GTCATGACCCCAAATCCGGAATGTGCGTCAATTGATACACCAATAGTTGACGCACTGCACACTATGCATGATGGAAAATTCTTGCATCTTCCAGTGATGGATAGAG ATGGAAGTGTTGTTGCTGTAGTTGATGTAATACATATCACCCATGCTGCCGTTGCTACG GTTGGAAATGCATCTGGAGTTACCAATGAGGCTGCAAGTTCTATGATGCAGAAATTTTGGGATTCTGCCATGGCTTTGTCGCCCCatgatgacgatgatgaaATGCGTAG TGAAGGTTCATTGAAATTGGCTTCTGATGGAACGGAGGCTGGAAGAACCCTTACCTTTCCGTCATCTGGAATGCCaaatactttttctttcaaacttgAAGATAGGAAGGGCCGGATGCATCGATTTTCTTGTG ATACTCGGAGTTTAACAGATGTTATAACGGCAATCCTTCAGAGAGTCGGTGATGATATTGACCGCAACAAATTGCCTCAGATTTTG TACGAAGATGAAGACCGCGACAAAGTTGTTCTTGCATCAGACAGTGACCTTGTAGCAGCTGTCGAACACGCAAGGTTGGCTGGGTGGAAG GGTCTGAGATTGCATTTAGAATACCCGGGAAGTCGTGGTCATAAAAGGAGTTCTGGTGCGGGAAATTTGGATTATGCTCAATCAGACGCATGGGCGTCGGCGTACAGTGCAGTTGCAGCTGGAGCCGCCCTTGTTGCCGGATTAGGCGTGTTAGCATACTTGAGAAGATCtggtaattaa